In a genomic window of Gossypium arboreum isolate Shixiya-1 chromosome 9, ASM2569848v2, whole genome shotgun sequence:
- the LOC108455769 gene encoding uncharacterized protein LOC108455769 yields the protein MASATKFSYHRLKHEEEEGHVLEADEIAERLMMMGRPRPCVRLKRVSVKKRFRVKVPSLRRLLRKKVKLVRVSFGKMVKRFKESQAHLGDLFAGNYMFIQVNPTTMKYCFEKSYGGLALNGLPSSRCSLSKIA from the coding sequence ATGGCCTCAGCTACCAAGTTTTCATACCACAGACTGAAACATGAAGAAGAAGAAGGCCATGTGCTTGAAGCTGATGAAATTGCAGAGAGGTTGATGATGATGGGAAGACCAAGGCCATGCGTGAGGCTCAAAAGGGTGTCTGTCAAGAAAAGGTTTAGGGTTAAGGTTCCAAGCTTGAGGAGGTTGTTGAGGAAGAAAGTGAAGCTTGTGAGGGTTTCATTTGGTAAGATGGTGAAGAGATTTAAAGAAAGTCAAGCCCATTTGGGTGATCTTTTTGCTGGGAATTATATGTTTATTCAAGTCAATCCTACAACCATGAAATACTGCTTTGAAAAATCTTATGGAGGCCTTGCTTTAAATGGCTTGCCTTCTTCTAGGTGTTCTCTCTCTAAGATTGCTTGA